A single region of the Sphingobium sp. EP60837 genome encodes:
- the ruvA gene encoding Holliday junction branch migration protein RuvA gives MIAKLKGRLDSTGLDHAIIDVGGVGYLVGASSRTLAALGPVGEAVTVHTEMLVSDDSIRLVGFARGEERDWFRLLTGVQGVGSRVALAILSALEPAELHRAVATGDKAMVARANGVGPKLALRIVNELKDKIGAAPGAGAVLGGGIGLVAAQGFGADAISALQNLGFKPAEASSAVALAEEELGEGATLDALVRLALRKAAK, from the coding sequence ATGATCGCTAAGCTCAAGGGGCGGCTGGACAGCACGGGGCTGGACCACGCCATCATCGATGTGGGGGGCGTGGGCTATCTGGTCGGCGCGTCGTCACGGACCTTGGCGGCGCTGGGGCCGGTGGGCGAAGCGGTCACGGTGCATACTGAAATGCTGGTGTCGGACGATTCGATCCGGCTGGTCGGCTTTGCGCGCGGGGAGGAGCGAGACTGGTTCCGGCTGCTGACCGGGGTGCAGGGCGTGGGATCGCGCGTGGCGCTGGCGATCTTGTCGGCGCTGGAGCCAGCGGAGCTGCATCGAGCGGTCGCGACCGGCGACAAGGCGATGGTCGCGCGAGCCAATGGCGTGGGCCCCAAACTGGCGCTGCGGATCGTCAACGAACTAAAGGACAAGATCGGCGCGGCGCCGGGAGCAGGCGCGGTGCTGGGCGGAGGCATCGGCCTGGTCGCCGCTCAAGGATTTGGCGCAGACGCAATTTCTGCGCTCCAGAATCTCGGATTCAAACCGGCCGAGGCAAGCAGTGCCGTGGCGTTGGCGGAAGAGGAACTGGGCGAAGGCGCCACACTGGATGCGCTGGTGCGGCTTGCGCTGCGGAAGGCCGCGAAGTGA
- a CDS encoding VOC family protein, with amino-acid sequence MTKYLHTMIRVTDIDRTVAFFNLLGLQEQKRFDSEQGRYTLVFLAAPGDEEAQVELTYNWPPEDGSAGETYGEGRNFGHLAYRVDNIYDVCQRLMDAGVTINRPPRDGHMAFVRTPDNISIELLQDGYLEPAEPWASMPTSGHW; translated from the coding sequence TTGACCAAATATCTGCACACGATGATCCGTGTAACCGACATCGACCGCACGGTCGCCTTCTTCAACCTGCTCGGCCTTCAGGAGCAAAAACGCTTCGACAGTGAGCAGGGCCGCTACACGCTCGTTTTCCTCGCCGCGCCGGGAGATGAGGAGGCGCAGGTCGAACTTACCTATAATTGGCCCCCGGAAGATGGCAGCGCAGGCGAAACCTATGGCGAAGGGCGCAATTTCGGACATCTCGCCTACCGGGTCGATAATATCTACGACGTCTGCCAGCGGCTGATGGACGCAGGCGTCACGATCAACCGCCCCCCGCGCGACGGCCACATGGCTTTTGTCCGCACGCCGGACAATATTTCGATCGAGCTGCTGCAGGATGGTTATCTCGAACCCGCCGAGCCGTGGGCCTCCATGCCAACTAGCGGTCATTGGTGA
- a CDS encoding AMP-dependent synthetase/ligase encodes MFFARAREMGDLPFLWRKAAGGWRSLSWTEVAQQVASLAAALKAQGLKPGDPVMLVSENRPEFCIADLAIMAAGCVTVPTYTTNTTRDHQHILTDSGARAVIVSTAKLAQALMPAVLRSQASFVVGMEPLRGAQGHVSCHVWTDLIASHIADPDACAAEQTAGREDLACIIYTSGTGGAPRGVMQHHGAILCNIEGAGRLVSEDFGWDDEVFLSFLPLSHAYEHSGGQFLPIMLAAQIYYAEGLEKLASNIEEARPTIMVVVPRLFEVLRARIIKSIEKQGKFPVWLLSQALRIAAKEQRGGKSVADLPMKLLLDRTLRPKIAKRFGGRMKALVSGGAPLNPDVGLFFDAMGLTLLQGYGQTEAGPVVSCNRPRTGIAMDTVGPPLNGVEVKIAEDGEILVRGELVMQGYWRNAAETEKALKDGWLHTGDIGEIDGKGRIRITDRKKDLIVNDKGDNVSPQKVEGMLTLQPEIGQAMVYGDRRPHLVGLLVPDPEWTREWAATQGRGVEGIEADAAYQAALRAAVDRVNDDLSVTERVRRIILADEPFTIENGEMTPSMKIRRHVIRARYQERLDALYKG; translated from the coding sequence ATGTTCTTCGCCCGCGCGAGGGAGATGGGCGACCTGCCATTTCTGTGGCGCAAGGCGGCTGGCGGCTGGCGATCGCTGAGCTGGACCGAGGTGGCGCAGCAGGTCGCGAGCCTTGCCGCAGCGCTCAAGGCGCAAGGTCTGAAGCCGGGCGATCCGGTGATGCTGGTGAGCGAGAACCGGCCTGAATTCTGTATCGCGGACCTTGCCATCATGGCGGCGGGATGCGTCACCGTTCCCACTTACACTACCAACACGACGCGCGATCATCAGCATATCTTGACCGACAGTGGCGCGCGGGCGGTGATCGTATCGACGGCCAAGCTGGCCCAGGCGCTGATGCCCGCCGTGCTGCGGTCGCAGGCGAGCTTCGTCGTGGGCATGGAGCCGTTGAGAGGGGCACAGGGCCATGTGTCCTGCCATGTGTGGACTGACCTGATAGCCTCCCACATCGCCGATCCGGACGCCTGCGCGGCCGAGCAGACGGCGGGACGCGAGGACCTGGCCTGCATCATTTATACCAGCGGCACGGGCGGCGCGCCGCGCGGGGTGATGCAGCATCATGGCGCGATCCTGTGCAATATCGAGGGCGCGGGACGCCTGGTATCGGAGGATTTCGGCTGGGATGACGAGGTTTTCCTGTCCTTCCTGCCGCTGTCCCACGCCTATGAACATAGCGGCGGGCAATTCCTGCCGATCATGCTGGCGGCGCAAATCTATTATGCCGAAGGGCTGGAAAAGCTCGCCAGCAATATCGAGGAAGCGCGACCGACGATCATGGTGGTGGTGCCGCGCCTATTTGAGGTGCTGCGCGCCCGCATCATCAAGTCGATCGAGAAGCAGGGGAAATTCCCCGTCTGGTTGCTGTCCCAGGCGCTGCGGATCGCGGCGAAGGAGCAAAGGGGCGGCAAGTCGGTCGCCGACCTGCCGATGAAGCTGCTGCTCGACCGGACATTGAGGCCCAAGATCGCGAAACGCTTCGGCGGGCGGATGAAGGCGCTGGTGTCGGGCGGCGCGCCGCTCAATCCCGATGTTGGGTTGTTCTTCGATGCGATGGGGCTGACCCTGCTGCAGGGCTATGGCCAGACCGAGGCGGGGCCGGTGGTCAGCTGCAACCGGCCGCGTACGGGCATCGCGATGGATACGGTCGGCCCACCGCTGAATGGCGTTGAGGTGAAGATCGCCGAGGATGGCGAGATATTGGTGCGCGGCGAACTGGTGATGCAGGGCTATTGGCGCAACGCGGCGGAGACTGAGAAGGCGCTGAAGGATGGCTGGCTGCATACCGGCGACATCGGCGAGATCGACGGCAAGGGGCGTATCCGCATCACTGATCGCAAGAAGGACCTGATCGTCAATGACAAGGGCGACAATGTGTCCCCGCAAAAGGTCGAGGGCATGTTGACGCTGCAGCCTGAGATTGGCCAGGCGATGGTTTATGGCGACCGGCGTCCGCATCTGGTCGGGCTGCTCGTGCCGGACCCCGAATGGACGCGCGAATGGGCGGCGACGCAGGGCCGTGGCGTTGAGGGGATCGAGGCGGACGCAGCCTATCAGGCGGCGCTGCGCGCGGCGGTCGATCGGGTCAATGACGACCTGTCGGTCACCGAAAGGGTACGGCGCATCATCCTGGCGGACGAGCCTTTCACCATCGAAAATGGCGAGATGACGCCGTCGATGAAGATCCGCCGCCATGTCATCCGGGCGCGCTATCAGGAACGGCTGGACGCGCTGTATAAGGGCTGA
- the ruvB gene encoding Holliday junction branch migration DNA helicase RuvB — MSEDRLVASTRRVEDVDAALRPKSLTEFIGQQAARENLRVFIEAARQRGDALDHVLFFGPPGLGKTTLAQIVAKEMGVGFRATSGPVIAKSGDLAALLTNLDEGDVLFVDEIHRLNPAVEEVLYPAMEDRALDLMIGEGPSARSVRIDLPRFTLVGATTRQGLLTTPLRDRFGIPVRLQFYTVEELELVVRRAARLLDLGITSDGAIEIARRSRGTPRIAGRLLRRVRDFANVAGVEAVDAKAADAALSRLEVDQLGLDLMDRRYLMMIADIYRGGPVGVETLAAGLSEPRDTIEEVIEPYLIQLGLIARTARGRCLNGPGWKHLGLNPPTGLQDGLFD, encoded by the coding sequence ATGAGTGAGGATCGGCTGGTCGCCTCCACCCGCCGTGTGGAGGATGTGGATGCGGCGCTGCGCCCGAAATCGCTGACGGAATTTATCGGCCAGCAAGCGGCGCGCGAGAATTTGCGCGTGTTTATCGAGGCGGCGAGGCAGCGCGGCGACGCGCTGGACCATGTGCTGTTCTTCGGCCCGCCTGGCCTTGGCAAGACGACGCTGGCGCAGATTGTCGCCAAGGAAATGGGCGTTGGGTTCCGCGCCACATCGGGCCCGGTGATCGCCAAGTCGGGCGATCTCGCGGCGCTGCTCACTAATCTGGACGAGGGCGATGTGCTGTTCGTGGACGAGATCCACAGGCTCAATCCGGCGGTCGAGGAAGTGCTCTATCCAGCGATGGAGGACCGTGCGCTGGACCTGATGATCGGCGAGGGGCCTTCGGCGCGATCGGTGCGGATCGACCTGCCGCGCTTCACGCTGGTGGGCGCGACGACGCGGCAAGGATTGCTGACGACGCCGCTGCGTGACCGCTTCGGCATTCCAGTGCGGTTGCAATTCTATACGGTCGAGGAACTGGAACTGGTGGTGCGGCGCGCGGCGCGGCTGCTGGACCTGGGCATTACATCGGACGGCGCGATCGAGATCGCGCGGCGGTCGCGGGGAACGCCCCGCATTGCCGGGCGGTTGCTGCGACGGGTACGCGACTTCGCCAATGTTGCAGGCGTTGAGGCCGTGGACGCCAAAGCGGCGGATGCGGCGCTGAGCCGGTTGGAGGTGGATCAGCTGGGCCTCGACCTGATGGACCGGCGCTACCTGATGATGATCGCCGATATTTATCGCGGCGGGCCGGTTGGGGTGGAAACGCTGGCGGCTGGCCTGTCCGAACCGCGCGACACGATCGAGGAAGTGATCGAACCCTATTTGATCCAGCTTGGCCTGATCGCCCGCACCGCGCGCGGGCGCTGCCTCAACGGGCCGGGATGGAAGCATCTGGGGCTTAATCCCCCCACCGGGCTGCAGGACGGGCTATTCGATTGA
- a CDS encoding SIMPL domain-containing protein, translated as MGLEYRDKVLLGCAGLLALGLMSGGYLLGDGLKRAKAADRSVTVRGLAERNVTADLATWSISYAATGFDLPAVRAEIDNNTKELKAYFTSLGFKPEALTPTGAGVNQYINNGVNTITITQRMLLRTTDIARAQRAVAQQFDLVRRGVTLQEGSGMRYSFTKLNDVKPPMVAAATKDARAAAEQFARDSGASVGGIKSATQGYFSIDPRDGEADGSSDTPYKKVRVVTTVDFYLN; from the coding sequence ATGGGGCTGGAGTATCGCGACAAGGTGCTACTGGGCTGTGCCGGATTGCTGGCGCTTGGGCTCATGAGCGGCGGCTATTTGCTGGGCGACGGGCTGAAGCGGGCGAAGGCAGCGGATCGCTCCGTCACCGTTCGGGGATTGGCCGAACGCAATGTGACGGCCGACCTCGCGACCTGGTCGATCAGCTATGCAGCGACGGGCTTCGACCTGCCTGCGGTGCGGGCGGAGATCGACAATAATACCAAGGAGTTGAAAGCCTATTTCACGAGCCTCGGCTTCAAGCCCGAGGCGCTGACGCCGACCGGCGCAGGGGTCAATCAATACATCAACAATGGCGTGAACACGATCACCATCACGCAACGCATGTTGCTGCGCACGACCGACATCGCACGCGCACAGCGGGCCGTGGCGCAGCAGTTCGATCTGGTTCGGCGCGGCGTGACGCTGCAGGAAGGGTCGGGCATGCGGTATAGCTTCACCAAGCTTAATGACGTCAAACCGCCGATGGTTGCGGCCGCGACCAAGGACGCGCGAGCGGCGGCTGAACAGTTCGCACGCGACAGCGGGGCGAGTGTCGGCGGGATCAAGAGTGCTACGCAGGGCTATTTCTCGATCGACCCGCGCGACGGCGAGGCCGATGGGTCGAGCGACACGCCCTACAAAAAGGTGCGGGTGGTCACGACGGTCGATTTCTACCTGAACTGA
- a CDS encoding methyltransferase family protein → MTASADPCPRSAVSHGVGLAGLAGLGLWALVARHFGMNGPNAGFTAVIACGLPMVLWSLLVDKVHRNASTNIDWQAPPRSWRAILDISLVKIAGLWATWLAIAIFYCLARWYWSGNYRYSMDLFMGAAPWLLAFSLPYVAWLDRRLTEPKDATYAFGQWVIGGAAGKPDMSQVANHARAWAVKGFFLAFMLSIVPGNFASVVDWRLDHALANPVNLAAFLIAVMFMIDVCMATVGYLLTMKPLDSHIRSANPSLAGWLAALICYPPFVLMGGGGPLDYHAGGAEWDVWTQGHSALQWLLGGWLVLLTALYAWATVVFGIRFSNLTHRGILTHGPYRWTRHPAYLSKNLFWWFSALPFLTVSGSLTDMVRNCAMLAVTNAVYYWRAKTEEAHLSTDPKYRAYSQWMERNGPVPRFFAWVTGRGRATAAVVPAE, encoded by the coding sequence ATGACCGCTTCGGCCGATCCCTGCCCCCGCTCCGCCGTCAGCCATGGCGTCGGCCTCGCCGGCTTGGCGGGGCTTGGCCTATGGGCGCTCGTCGCCCGGCATTTCGGCATGAACGGACCCAATGCAGGCTTTACGGCGGTGATCGCCTGCGGCCTGCCGATGGTGCTGTGGTCGCTGCTGGTGGACAAGGTTCACCGCAACGCCTCCACCAACATAGACTGGCAGGCACCGCCGCGCAGCTGGCGCGCCATTCTCGACATCAGCTTGGTCAAGATCGCCGGTCTTTGGGCGACATGGCTCGCCATCGCGATCTTCTACTGCCTCGCCCGCTGGTATTGGAGCGGCAATTATCGCTATTCCATGGACCTGTTCATGGGTGCAGCGCCCTGGCTGCTCGCCTTCTCGCTACCTTATGTAGCCTGGCTCGACCGGCGACTGACGGAGCCAAAGGACGCCACCTATGCCTTCGGCCAATGGGTGATCGGCGGCGCGGCGGGCAAGCCCGATATGAGTCAGGTCGCCAATCATGCCCGCGCCTGGGCGGTAAAGGGCTTCTTCCTCGCCTTCATGCTCTCGATCGTGCCGGGCAATTTCGCCAGCGTCGTCGATTGGCGGCTGGATCATGCCCTCGCCAATCCGGTCAACCTCGCCGCCTTCCTCATCGCCGTCATGTTCATGATCGACGTCTGCATGGCGACGGTTGGCTATCTGCTGACGATGAAACCGCTCGATTCGCACATCCGCTCGGCCAATCCGTCACTGGCCGGCTGGCTCGCGGCGCTGATCTGCTACCCGCCCTTCGTGCTGATGGGAGGCGGCGGCCCGCTCGACTATCATGCGGGCGGCGCCGAATGGGATGTTTGGACACAAGGTCATAGCGCGTTGCAATGGCTGCTCGGCGGCTGGCTGGTGCTGCTGACGGCCCTTTATGCCTGGGCTACGGTGGTGTTCGGCATTCGCTTTTCCAACCTCACCCATCGCGGCATATTGACGCACGGCCCCTATCGCTGGACCCGCCACCCGGCTTACCTTTCCAAAAATCTCTTCTGGTGGTTCTCAGCGCTGCCTTTCCTTACCGTTTCGGGCAGCCTCACCGACATGGTGCGCAACTGCGCCATGCTGGCGGTAACCAACGCCGTCTATTATTGGCGCGCAAAGACGGAGGAGGCTCACCTGTCCACCGATCCAAAATATCGCGCCTATAGCCAATGGATGGAGCGCAACGGCCCCGTGCCGCGCTTCTTCGCTTGGGTCACAGGCCGTGGCCGCGCCACTGCGGCGGTTGTGCCCGCCGAATAA
- a CDS encoding glutamate--cysteine ligase gives MSTRTDSGGIDPVIETREQLIAAFSKGAKPKERWRIGTEHEKFVYAKADHHAPSYDEQGGIHTLLIGLTRYGWSPVFEGENIIALSGRDGTVSLEPAGQLELSGAPLETLHQTCMETERHLEQVKYVGDMLGLGFLSLGMWPDKRRDELPIMPKGRYDIMLRHMPRVGSMGLDMMLRTCTIQTNLDYGSEADMVQKFRVSLALQPLATALFANSPFTEGKPNGMLSYRSHIWSDTDPHRTGMLPFVFEDGFGYERYADYALDVPMYFVYRNGRYIDAAGLSFRDFLDGNLSVLPGEKPTEKDWEDHLSTAFPEVRLKSFLEMRGADGGPADRITALPAFWVGLLYDQGALDAAWDLVKDWTMDERQTLRDAAPKLALDAPVPGGRKLRDIAGEVLDISRSGLKARAQLNGAGDNETGYLAPLDEIAATGRTHAELLLDRYHGEWKGDLSRVYAEESY, from the coding sequence ATGAGTACCAGAACCGATTCAGGTGGAATTGATCCCGTCATCGAGACCCGCGAGCAGTTGATCGCGGCCTTCTCGAAGGGCGCCAAGCCCAAGGAACGCTGGCGCATCGGCACCGAGCATGAGAAGTTCGTCTATGCGAAGGCGGATCATCATGCGCCCTCCTATGACGAGCAGGGCGGCATCCACACGCTGCTGATCGGCCTGACCCGCTATGGCTGGAGCCCGGTGTTCGAGGGTGAGAATATCATCGCCCTGTCCGGCAGGGATGGCACCGTCAGCCTGGAGCCCGCGGGGCAGCTGGAACTGTCAGGCGCGCCGCTGGAGACTCTTCACCAGACCTGCATGGAGACCGAGCGGCATCTGGAACAGGTCAAATATGTCGGCGACATGCTGGGGCTGGGCTTTTTGAGCCTGGGCATGTGGCCCGACAAGCGGCGTGACGAGCTGCCGATCATGCCCAAGGGCCGTTACGACATCATGCTGCGCCACATGCCGCGCGTGGGGTCGATGGGCCTGGACATGATGCTGCGCACCTGCACCATCCAGACCAACCTCGACTATGGTAGCGAGGCGGACATGGTGCAGAAGTTCCGCGTATCGCTGGCGCTGCAACCGCTGGCGACCGCGCTGTTCGCCAATTCGCCCTTCACCGAGGGCAAGCCCAACGGCATGCTGTCTTATCGCAGCCATATCTGGTCGGACACCGATCCGCATCGCACCGGCATGCTGCCTTTCGTGTTCGAGGATGGCTTCGGTTATGAGCGTTATGCGGACTATGCGCTCGATGTGCCGATGTATTTCGTTTACAGAAACGGCCGCTACATCGACGCTGCGGGCTTGAGTTTCCGGGACTTTCTGGATGGCAATCTATCGGTCCTGCCGGGCGAGAAGCCGACCGAGAAGGATTGGGAGGACCATCTGTCCACCGCCTTCCCCGAGGTGCGGCTGAAGAGTTTCCTGGAGATGCGCGGGGCTGACGGGGGTCCGGCGGACCGGATCACGGCGCTCCCGGCTTTCTGGGTCGGGCTGCTTTATGATCAGGGTGCGCTGGATGCGGCGTGGGACCTGGTGAAGGACTGGACCATGGACGAGCGGCAGACGCTGCGCGATGCTGCTCCCAAGCTTGCGCTGGACGCGCCGGTGCCGGGCGGGCGGAAGCTGCGCGATATTGCCGGGGAAGTGCTGGATATCAGCCGCAGCGGGCTGAAGGCGCGGGCACAGCTGAATGGCGCTGGCGACAATGAGACCGGCTATCTGGCGCCGCTGGACGAGATCGCCGCAACGGGGCGCACCCATGCCGAGCTTCTGCTCGACCGCTATCATGGCGAATGGAAAGGCGACCTTTCGCGGGTCTATGCCGAGGAAAGCTATTAG
- a CDS encoding 16S rRNA (uracil(1498)-N(3))-methyltransferase, whose translation MTATPAWPPQSAPRLHVETQLDEGVAVPVDGNPAHYLISVMRVKPDDIVLLFDGRSGEWAARVRDVRKRDLVLECVSQTKPLEDVPDFWLCCAPVKKARIDLIAEKACELGVAKLQPVLTRRAVVDKLNLDRLHAHLVEAAEQCGRTALPELGGMVKLDALLREWPEERWLFFADETGGEPLVETLRAHQGPAAFLIGPEGGFDPAEREAIRAVAKAVPVSLGPRILRAETAAIAATSAWMTLNGDWQ comes from the coding sequence ATGACCGCAACCCCCGCATGGCCACCGCAGAGCGCGCCCCGCCTGCATGTTGAGACGCAGCTGGACGAAGGCGTCGCCGTGCCGGTGGATGGCAACCCCGCCCATTATCTGATCAGCGTCATGCGGGTGAAGCCGGACGATATCGTGCTGCTGTTCGACGGGCGGTCCGGCGAATGGGCGGCGCGGGTAAGGGACGTGCGCAAACGCGACCTGGTGCTGGAATGTGTGAGCCAGACGAAGCCGCTGGAGGATGTGCCTGATTTCTGGCTGTGCTGCGCCCCGGTCAAGAAGGCGCGGATCGATCTGATCGCGGAAAAGGCATGCGAGTTGGGGGTGGCGAAGCTGCAGCCGGTGCTGACCCGGCGGGCGGTGGTGGACAAGCTCAACCTCGACCGGCTGCACGCCCATCTGGTCGAGGCGGCGGAGCAATGCGGGCGCACCGCGCTGCCGGAGCTTGGCGGGATGGTGAAGCTGGACGCGCTGCTGCGGGAGTGGCCGGAGGAGCGCTGGCTATTCTTTGCCGATGAGACGGGCGGCGAACCGCTGGTCGAGACGTTGCGGGCGCATCAAGGGCCTGCGGCATTCCTGATCGGCCCGGAGGGCGGCTTTGATCCGGCGGAACGGGAAGCGATCCGGGCTGTGGCGAAGGCGGTGCCGGTTTCGCTGGGGCCGCGCATATTGCGGGCAGAGACAGCGGCGATCGCCGCGACCTCTGCCTGGATGACGCTGAATGGCGACTGGCAATAG
- the gloB gene encoding hydroxyacylglutathione hydrolase: MLQVVRVPVLSDNYVWLLHDDASGETVAVDPAVADPVLVAAAERGWTIGQIWNTHWHGDHVGGNAAIKAATGCRITGPAAEAGKIGTLDRQVGEEDQVRIGGHVATVMEVPAHTAGHIAYHLADDRIIFVGDTLFAMGCGRLFEGTAEQMFANMARFAALPDETTVYCAHEYTQGNGRFALTVEPDNQALAARMKEVDAARARGEATVPTTIGQERATNIFMRAGDVAELARRRTAKDTA, from the coding sequence ATGCTGCAGGTCGTTCGCGTCCCCGTCCTCTCCGACAATTATGTCTGGCTGCTGCATGACGACGCCAGCGGCGAGACCGTTGCCGTCGATCCCGCCGTCGCTGACCCGGTGCTGGTCGCAGCAGCCGAGCGGGGCTGGACGATCGGTCAGATATGGAACACCCATTGGCATGGCGATCATGTCGGCGGCAACGCGGCGATCAAGGCAGCGACGGGCTGCCGGATCACCGGACCCGCTGCGGAAGCGGGGAAGATCGGCACGCTTGACCGGCAGGTGGGGGAGGAGGATCAGGTCCGCATTGGCGGTCATGTGGCGACCGTCATGGAGGTGCCGGCTCACACTGCGGGGCACATCGCCTATCATCTTGCGGACGACCGGATCATCTTCGTCGGCGACACGCTCTTCGCCATGGGCTGCGGCCGGCTGTTCGAAGGGACGGCGGAGCAGATGTTCGCCAATATGGCGCGGTTCGCAGCGCTCCCGGACGAGACGACCGTCTATTGCGCACACGAATATACGCAGGGTAACGGTCGCTTCGCCCTTACGGTTGAGCCTGACAATCAGGCCCTGGCCGCCCGGATGAAGGAAGTGGATGCCGCGCGCGCTCGGGGCGAAGCCACCGTGCCGACCACCATAGGACAGGAGCGGGCTACCAATATCTTCATGCGGGCTGGCGATGTCGCGGAACTCGCGCGGCGCCGCACTGCCAAGGATACGGCCTGA
- a CDS encoding DUF1345 domain-containing protein, protein MQRSSSRSPVFPWRYGMFLVLLLSALPLAWLMPWHEAVMAGFDCAALAFLIAALPLVHADPDDMRRTAQVNDANRRLMLLLTGIVSLVVLVAVGAAVGQHGGPDSAIIALLLATLALAWLFSNFVYAMHYAHIFYLADGAGKDRRGLEFPGTEEPDYSDFLYFAFTLGMTFQTSDVSITASPMRRVVTAQCLAAFLFNLGILAFTINVLGGA, encoded by the coding sequence ATGCAGCGCAGCTCTTCCCGATCGCCGGTCTTTCCCTGGCGGTACGGCATGTTCCTGGTGCTGCTCCTATCCGCCTTGCCGCTGGCCTGGCTGATGCCCTGGCACGAAGCCGTCATGGCCGGGTTCGATTGCGCGGCGCTGGCCTTCCTGATCGCAGCCCTTCCGCTCGTCCATGCCGATCCCGACGACATGCGCCGGACCGCGCAGGTGAACGACGCCAATCGCCGCCTGATGCTGCTCCTGACCGGCATCGTCTCGCTGGTGGTGCTTGTGGCGGTAGGCGCGGCGGTCGGCCAGCACGGCGGGCCGGACTCGGCGATCATCGCCCTGCTGCTCGCCACATTGGCCCTCGCCTGGCTGTTTTCCAATTTCGTCTATGCCATGCATTACGCCCATATCTTCTACCTGGCCGATGGCGCTGGCAAGGATCGGCGGGGGCTGGAATTTCCCGGCACGGAAGAACCGGATTATAGTGACTTCCTCTATTTCGCCTTCACCTTGGGCATGACCTTCCAGACTTCGGATGTGTCCATCACCGCCAGCCCCATGCGCCGGGTGGTCACGGCGCAATGCCTCGCCGCCTTCCTGTTCAACCTCGGCATATTGGCCTTCACCATCAACGTGCTGGGCGGCGCATGA
- a CDS encoding peptidase S14, whose product MPAPLLSPQDFACPAIRLSGPVDQSMYLHFKDGLASAPGDGLVVIEISTLGGDPEIARMMGEDVRFHSEIRPAQRLVFLGKTAVYSAGVTFMGFFARENRYLTRGTRVMIHERIITRDIHLQGPLSTCIAPLKAALNEIESSIAIQNEGFSNLVLGSTISLEEVLQRAPENWYLEANEAADLGLVAAIL is encoded by the coding sequence ATGCCAGCGCCGCTGCTTTCTCCCCAGGACTTCGCCTGCCCGGCCATCCGCCTGTCCGGCCCGGTCGATCAATCCATGTATCTGCACTTCAAGGACGGCCTGGCGAGCGCGCCGGGGGACGGGCTGGTCGTCATCGAAATCTCCACCTTGGGCGGCGACCCGGAAATTGCGCGGATGATGGGGGAGGATGTCCGCTTTCATTCGGAAATCAGGCCAGCGCAGCGCCTCGTATTCCTCGGCAAGACCGCCGTCTATTCGGCAGGCGTGACCTTCATGGGCTTTTTCGCGCGGGAGAACCGCTATCTGACCCGCGGCACGCGCGTCATGATCCATGAACGGATCATCACTCGCGACATTCACCTGCAGGGCCCGCTCTCCACCTGCATCGCGCCGTTGAAGGCTGCACTCAACGAGATTGAATCGTCGATTGCGATCCAGAATGAAGGCTTTTCCAACCTGGTCCTCGGCTCCACCATCTCGCTGGAAGAGGTGCTGCAGCGCGCGCCGGAAAACTGGTATCTGGAAGCGAATGAGGCTGCCGATCTCGGCCTGGTCGCCGCGATACTCTGA